In Clostridia bacterium, the DNA window CAGCTATTGGCCATATTCTCCCCGATGGCCCGGCGCATGCCTTCGTAAGGTATGATCTCTAGGGTTGGCCGCTCCTCAGCCCCCGGCACCCCCTCAGCAATTGCCTTCTCTACATCCTCCCGGGTGATCCGCCCTTCCGGCCCAGTTCCGGTCAGGCGGGTATAATCGATGCCATTCTCCTCAGCCAGTTTCCTAGCCGCCGGCGAAATCTTTACTCTCCCACCCGCCGCAGCTGGCGCTGCTGCCGCGCCACCGCTAGGCGCTGCCGCCAGCAAGGCCGAAATATCCTCACCGACGGCGCCCACCACCCCCAAGAGGGCACCGATGGGAAGCTTAGCGCCCTTAGGAGCCACAATCTTAAGTAGGACGCCATCGGCAGGGGATTCCACCGCGTTGGTGATCTTTTCGGTCATGATTTCCACGACCGCCTCGCCCTTTTTTACGCTATCTCCTTCGTTTTTTAGCCACTTGGCCACTGTACCGGTTTTCATGGACAGCCCCAGCTTGGGCATAGTGATCGGTGCTGCCATTTACTTAGCCTCCTTAACCAATCTAGAAATCGCACAGCTGCTTCCCAGCCGAGAATAGCCCCTAGCCACCGCTTCCCTCATGGCTTCCTCGATATACACCACCCGAGGTCCCGCAAAAGTAAGCTGGATGGAGGCCTCCTCTCCTTCTTTCACTTCCACTTCCCTTTCTCCATCGAGGGCTATCACACAGGGAACGTCTCTTACTGCTGCCTTCTCATTTATTAGCAGGCTGCGGTAACTCCTCACTTGCACCGGCTCAATCAGGCCGGGGGCGATGGGAGCCATCAGCTCCCGTCCCCCCTCGCCCAATTCCATCATTAAGCCGCGCCTCTCTTGGCTCGCCACCGGTTCGAGGTGGCCGGCAATGGACGAAATACCGATATTGTGGGGTTCGCCGCGAGTAACCACCACCTGGCGGATGCGCTTCACATCCCATACTGCTCGGGAGCCGATGAAGCTATCCTGAAGCACTACCGCGTCAATCAGGGCTATATCCACCGGAGTGCCATCCTTGTAAATGACTAGTTTCTTGGAAGGTCGGACGGCCCGAGAGCTGGCAACCCAACCTCTGGCCACCACGCCAGCCGCTAAGCCAGCAATAGTTCCCTCCACCATTTTCGAGAAAACGTTGTTGGTTCCGGTGGAAATGGGCACCAAAGGGATATCCCCGCATCCCTTGGCAACCATGCGATTGGTGCCGTCTCCTCCCAAAGTAATGATGCAACCCACCCCATGCCGATTCATGGCTAGCGCAGCCTGGCAGGAGTCTATCTGGGTTCCGGTTAACTCTATTTCGGCTGGAGTCACCTCTAGGGATGGCCGGTGCTGGCTGTAGAGGCCATCTAGGGCCTTAGGAACGATGCTGTAGTAATCAGGCATGTAAATTACCTCTTCAATGCCAGTG includes these proteins:
- a CDS encoding NAD(+)/NADH kinase, with amino-acid sequence MAAVGIIANPASGKDIRRLVAYGTVFDNQEKVNIVRRALLGLAATGIEEVIYMPDYYSIVPKALDGLYSQHRPSLEVTPAEIELTGTQIDSCQAALAMNRHGVGCIITLGGDGTNRMVAKGCGDIPLVPISTGTNNVFSKMVEGTIAGLAAGVVARGWVASSRAVRPSKKLVIYKDGTPVDIALIDAVVLQDSFIGSRAVWDVKRIRQVVVTRGEPHNIGISSIAGHLEPVASQERRGLMMELGEGGRELMAPIAPGLIEPVQVRSYRSLLINEKAAVRDVPCVIALDGEREVEVKEGEEASIQLTFAGPRVVYIEEAMREAVARGYSRLGSSCAISRLVKEAK